A region from the Euleptes europaea isolate rEulEur1 chromosome 13, rEulEur1.hap1, whole genome shotgun sequence genome encodes:
- the LOC130486179 gene encoding UDP-N-acetylglucosamine transferase subunit ALG13 homolog codes for MKTAFVTVGTTSFDGLVAAVSAPEAVRVLQDLSYSRLILQIGRGTVTPDSVCTPTFTQEVYRYKNSLFQDIQEADLIISHAGAGSCLEVLEAGKPLLVVVNDKLMDNHQLELARQLQRDGHLFYCTCRTLIQTLQSMDLSTLKPFPPGQPEKFAAFLDKVVGI; via the exons ATGAAGACGGCCTTCGTGACGGTGGGCACCACCAGCTTCGACGGCCTGGTCGCCGCCGTGTCGGCCCCGGAGGCTGTGCGG GTTTTACAGGATCTTAGCTACAGCCGACTAATCCTTCAGATTGGTAGGGGCACAGTGACTCCAGATTCAGTTTGCACACCAACATTTACCCAGGAAGTGTATAGGTACAAGAACTCGCTGTTTCAAGATATTCAAGAAGCAGATCTTATCATAAGTCATGCAG GTGCAGGTAGCTGTCTGGAGGTCCTGGAAGCAGGGAAACCATTACTGGTAGTTGTAAATGACAAGCTGATGGACAATCATCAGTTGGAGTTGGCAAGACAGCTACAAAGGGATGGACATCTCTTTTACTGCACGTGCAG aACTCTCATCCAGACTCTTCAATCAATGGACTTGTCAACATTGAAGCCTTTCCCACCTGGACAACCAGAGAAATTTGCTGCATTCTTGGACAAAGTAGTTGGGATTTAA